From the genome of Hydrogenophilus thermoluteolus, one region includes:
- the brxF gene encoding BREX-3 system P-loop-containing protein BrxF — translation MWPAGAEIKKRIDEVQALYFQLILLVGGAQTGKTAVLQGLAESLSVPLINVNLELSRRMLDLTERQRALLTQKLLSEIVRAAPGELVLLDNIEILFDVHLQHDPMRLLQGLSRNKSVIAAWNGSIADGHIIYAAPGHPEYRRYPIRDFLVITPDANTDRPER, via the coding sequence ATGTGGCCGGCGGGAGCAGAAATAAAAAAACGAATCGATGAAGTGCAAGCGCTTTATTTTCAGCTCATCTTACTGGTTGGCGGGGCTCAAACTGGCAAAACAGCCGTGCTTCAAGGGCTTGCGGAGAGCCTTTCTGTGCCACTCATCAACGTCAATCTGGAACTCTCCCGCCGCATGTTGGACCTGACCGAACGTCAACGGGCTTTGTTGACGCAAAAACTCCTGAGCGAAATCGTCCGTGCAGCCCCAGGCGAACTGGTTTTGCTCGACAACATCGAGATCCTTTTCGATGTCCACTTGCAGCACGATCCTATGCGTCTACTTCAGGGGTTGTCTCGGAACAAGAGCGTTATCGCGGCATGGAATGGGTCGATAGCGGATGGGCATATCATCTATGCTGCTCCAGGCCATCCCGAATATCGACGCTACCCAATTCGCGATTTTCTGGTGATCACCCCAGATGCCAATACGGATAGACCTGAGAGGTAA
- the phoU gene encoding phosphate signaling complex protein PhoU, which translates to MNLKPHTLSVFDREINELRTLVLTMGREVEAQVQRAVEGVRTGNTDLLEAVRSKEKEINAEDREVFEKTVQLIVRNAPTASDLRLALATMQIATDLERVGDEAKKIAKAGLRLLDRQPSFTPSVELDLITRTGVEMLHAALDLYARLEDDQASEILARDKEVDRMFKGILRELITYMMEDPRTISQSIELVFIAKALERVGDHAKNIVEHVIYVVEGKDVRYRGSPPQAEA; encoded by the coding sequence ATGAATCTGAAGCCGCACACCCTTTCCGTTTTCGACAGAGAGATCAACGAATTGCGCACCTTGGTGCTCACCATGGGGCGAGAGGTGGAAGCGCAGGTGCAGCGCGCGGTCGAAGGGGTGCGTACGGGCAATACCGATTTGTTGGAAGCGGTTCGTTCGAAAGAAAAAGAGATCAACGCCGAAGACCGCGAGGTGTTCGAAAAAACCGTTCAGCTTATCGTGCGCAACGCCCCCACCGCGAGTGACCTGCGGCTTGCGCTTGCGACGATGCAGATCGCGACAGACCTGGAACGGGTTGGCGACGAGGCGAAAAAGATCGCGAAAGCGGGGTTACGCCTGCTGGATCGGCAACCCTCTTTCACGCCCAGCGTCGAGCTCGATCTGATCACCCGTACCGGCGTGGAGATGCTCCATGCGGCGCTCGACCTCTACGCGCGGCTCGAAGACGACCAGGCCAGCGAAATCCTGGCGCGCGACAAAGAGGTGGACCGGATGTTCAAAGGGATCCTGCGCGAACTGATCACCTATATGATGGAAGATCCGCGCACGATCTCGCAGTCGATCGAACTGGTCTTCATCGCGAAGGCGCTCGAACGCGTGGGCGACCACGCGAAGAACATCGTCGAGCACGTGATCTACGTGGTGGAGGGCAAGGACGTGCGCTACCGCGGCTCGCCGCCGCAAGCCGAGGCGTAA
- a CDS encoding ATP-binding protein, with translation MKELDEIRSLLDELEHQPADALEGQDLDFKEWNTRSLQDAVALVVEMAVCMANGGGGTVIFGVNDKAVGRSNAILGVPPEIDINRLKKAVYDSTDPKLTPVFQELPVPEGTGRLIVMQIYPGLPPYTDTQGRGKIRIGKDCQPLTGTLRRRIMVETGETDFTATPVSDMPESLVSAAAMERLREAARRENAPDDLLRRPDRELLATLGLIRDGRLLRSGVLLSGTERAIRKHFPGYVWTHLRMVSDTDYSDRADGYDALPIALDRILDRIMADNPITTVPQGLFHFEIRTYPEIALREALLNAFVHADYRIYGPILVKQFRDRLEISNPGGLPGGITPQNILRHEPVPRNPALVDALTRLRLVNRSNLGVRRMYQALLIEGKEPPEILDEGEAVRVIFRASDLSVPFRLFVAQEADKGRILSVEELLTLQYLLRHPEIDTITAARITQQTESDAKETLSRMELDLGYLERGGTGRGTYWRLRADLHRRLSAPGHPERDRRIDWEAAKTRVLSILKQRADRGESGLSNAEIRQITHLDRNQVVRLMRELRQENPQIQEPGRGRWARYEWAKQ, from the coding sequence ATGAAAGAGCTCGACGAGATCCGCTCTCTCCTTGATGAGCTAGAACATCAGCCGGCGGATGCCCTTGAAGGGCAGGATCTCGATTTCAAGGAATGGAACACCCGCAGCCTTCAGGATGCTGTAGCCCTGGTCGTGGAAATGGCGGTCTGCATGGCCAATGGTGGCGGGGGAACCGTCATTTTCGGTGTGAACGACAAGGCAGTCGGACGATCCAATGCCATCCTGGGCGTGCCACCAGAGATCGATATCAATCGGCTGAAAAAGGCGGTTTACGACTCCACAGATCCCAAATTGACCCCTGTATTCCAGGAGCTTCCGGTCCCGGAAGGAACTGGACGACTCATTGTCATGCAGATTTATCCTGGTCTGCCACCCTACACGGACACGCAGGGACGCGGCAAGATCCGAATTGGGAAGGATTGTCAGCCACTTACGGGCACCTTGCGCCGTCGGATCATGGTGGAGACCGGCGAAACCGATTTTACCGCCACCCCGGTTTCCGACATGCCTGAATCCCTGGTTTCTGCAGCGGCGATGGAACGTCTCCGCGAGGCCGCTCGTCGCGAGAATGCTCCCGACGATCTCCTACGTCGACCCGATCGGGAACTGCTTGCTACGCTCGGGCTCATCCGGGACGGACGCTTGCTGAGATCGGGGGTGCTGCTGAGCGGAACGGAGCGTGCCATTCGGAAACATTTCCCTGGCTACGTCTGGACGCATCTGCGCATGGTATCTGATACGGACTATTCCGATCGCGCAGATGGATACGATGCACTTCCCATTGCTTTGGATCGCATCCTCGACCGGATCATGGCTGACAACCCAATCACCACCGTTCCCCAGGGCTTGTTCCATTTCGAAATCCGGACCTATCCTGAAATCGCCTTGCGTGAGGCACTGCTCAATGCCTTCGTTCATGCCGATTACCGGATTTACGGCCCCATCCTGGTCAAGCAATTTCGCGACCGTCTTGAAATCAGCAATCCCGGCGGGCTACCGGGTGGCATCACGCCGCAGAACATCCTGCGCCATGAACCGGTTCCCCGAAATCCGGCCCTGGTGGATGCCCTGACACGCCTGCGACTTGTCAACCGCAGCAACCTGGGGGTACGCCGGATGTACCAGGCTTTGCTCATTGAGGGCAAGGAGCCTCCCGAGATCCTCGATGAAGGCGAAGCGGTCCGGGTTATCTTCCGCGCCAGCGATTTGTCTGTTCCCTTTCGGCTTTTCGTGGCACAAGAGGCCGACAAGGGTCGTATCCTGTCAGTCGAGGAGCTGCTGACCCTGCAGTATCTCTTGAGGCATCCCGAAATCGACACCATCACGGCAGCCCGTATTACCCAGCAGACGGAAAGCGACGCCAAGGAAACCCTGAGCCGCATGGAACTCGATCTGGGCTATCTGGAGCGTGGCGGCACGGGCCGGGGCACCTACTGGCGTCTGCGTGCCGACCTGCACCGGCGCCTCTCGGCGCCCGGTCATCCCGAGCGAGACCGCCGCATTGACTGGGAAGCCGCGAAGACTCGAGTGTTGAGCATTCTTAAGCAGCGCGCTGACCGGGGAGAGTCTGGATTGAGTAACGCGGAGATTCGCCAGATTACTCATTTGGACAGGAATCAAGTGGTCAGGTTGATGCGAGAGTTACGGCAAGAGAACCCGCAAATACAGGAACCGGGGCGAGGACGCTGGGCGCGTTATGAATGGGCAAAGCAATAA
- a CDS encoding DUF423 domain-containing protein codes for MMPVKPKGLFRWLNGRVVLTLGAVFGGCGVVLSAIGAHALTHLSPALQDAYQTAAWYHLIHAVGLLAVGVWLRTAPHPLWLRWAALAWVAGIVLFSGSIYLHALLGERWLPGWVTPLGGLALIAGWVMLAAAAWRGAAP; via the coding sequence ATGATGCCCGTCAAACCCAAAGGGCTCTTTCGCTGGCTCAATGGCCGCGTCGTGCTGACACTGGGGGCAGTGTTTGGGGGGTGTGGGGTTGTCTTGAGTGCGATCGGCGCGCACGCGCTCACCCACCTTTCCCCAGCGTTGCAGGACGCCTACCAAACCGCGGCCTGGTACCACCTGATCCATGCGGTGGGGTTGTTGGCCGTGGGGGTCTGGTTGCGAACCGCGCCCCATCCCTTGTGGTTGCGCTGGGCGGCGCTTGCGTGGGTGGCGGGGATCGTCCTCTTTTCCGGCTCGATCTACCTCCACGCGCTCTTGGGCGAACGGTGGCTGCCGGGTTGGGTCACCCCGCTTGGCGGGTTGGCGCTGATCGCGGGCTGGGTGATGCTTGCCGCAGCGGCCTGGCGCGGCGCCGCCCCTTGA
- a CDS encoding DNA methyltransferase has product MNHQNNLFENQDLKTRNQEPGECLGQTFASDEARREHFLRLLREGLEELHAKLGGVPFTTVEDAVERMGSVEKWPMGDDAHLRELAERMRHADSNKDLLQRWKDEIGFPHGEIKDILNLSDPPYYTACPNPFIADFIKHYGKPYDPNVPYSKEPFAADVSEGKNDPIYNAHSYHTKVPHKAIMRYILHYTEPGDVVFDGFCGTGMTGVAAQLCGDRATVESLGYKVDDAGTIYQPEQDENGKTVWKPFSKLGARRAVLNDLSPAATFIAYNFNTPVDVRAFEREANQILKEVEAECGWMYATLTTTAANEATTWAEKLRACRTADEARALIASILCRGTINYTVWSDVFVCPDCTEEVIFWHAAVDKEAGKVRDEFPCPHCGASLTKRNMDRAWVTRYDKSIGETIRQAKQVPVLINYSVGKKRYEKTPDAFDLALIEKIEELDIPYWFPTDRMPEGEESRRNDDIGLTHVHHFYTKRNLWVLGALSSKFKNRNSLHGLFVLTGLLQISSIQSSFRFDNRNPKNTAGGILKGTLYVPSLPREGSIFENFKRRFRAILSSDNGRCIQIHNILESRTLGFAPIDNSIDYIFTDPPFGGNLMYSELNFLWESWLKVFTNNEPEAIENKVQGKGLPEYQRLMTECFREYYRVLKPGRWMTVEFHNSKNSVWNSIQEALQTAGFVIADVRTLDKKQGSFKQVTSANAVKQDLVISCYKPNGGLEERFKREAGTEEGVWDFVRTHLKQLPVFVSKDGKAEVIAERQNYLLFDRMVAFHVQRGVTVPLSAAEFYAGLAQRFPERDGMYFLPEQVAEYDKKRMKVKEILQLQLFVTDEASAIQWLKQQLTRKPQTAGDLKPQFMQEIGGWKKNEKMLELDELLEQNFLRYDGKGPIPAQLVSWMKQSADLRKIIQEELASGRAAEENGQLSTQSSVLITRAKDRWYVPDPNKASDLEKLRERALLREFEEYRESKQRRLKVFRLEAVRAGFKKAWQDRDYATIIAVARKIPDNVLQEDPKLLMWYDQAVTRVGGES; this is encoded by the coding sequence ATGAACCACCAAAACAACCTTTTTGAAAACCAGGATCTCAAAACCAGGAACCAGGAACCGGGCGAATGTCTTGGCCAGACATTCGCCTCCGACGAAGCGCGGCGGGAGCACTTCCTCCGCCTCTTGCGCGAAGGGCTGGAGGAACTCCACGCCAAACTTGGCGGTGTGCCCTTCACCACGGTGGAAGACGCCGTGGAACGGATGGGGTCGGTCGAGAAATGGCCGATGGGGGATGACGCGCATCTGCGTGAGCTCGCCGAGCGCATGCGCCATGCGGACTCAAACAAGGATCTGCTCCAGCGCTGGAAGGACGAGATCGGCTTCCCGCACGGTGAGATCAAAGACATCCTGAACCTCTCCGATCCACCGTATTACACGGCGTGTCCGAACCCCTTCATCGCGGACTTCATCAAGCACTACGGCAAGCCCTACGACCCGAACGTGCCGTACAGCAAGGAGCCGTTCGCGGCGGATGTGAGCGAGGGGAAGAACGATCCCATCTACAACGCGCACTCCTACCACACCAAAGTGCCGCACAAGGCAATCATGCGCTACATCCTGCACTATACCGAGCCGGGCGACGTGGTCTTCGACGGTTTCTGCGGCACGGGGATGACCGGCGTGGCGGCGCAACTCTGCGGCGACCGCGCAACCGTGGAGTCGCTGGGCTACAAGGTGGATGATGCAGGCACCATCTACCAGCCGGAACAGGACGAAAACGGCAAAACGGTCTGGAAGCCTTTTTCCAAGCTCGGCGCGCGGCGCGCTGTGCTGAACGACCTCTCGCCGGCGGCGACCTTTATCGCCTACAACTTCAACACACCGGTGGACGTGCGCGCCTTCGAGCGCGAAGCCAACCAGATACTGAAAGAGGTAGAAGCCGAATGCGGCTGGATGTACGCCACGCTCACCACCACCGCTGCGAACGAGGCGACGACGTGGGCCGAGAAACTGCGCGCATGCCGCACGGCCGACGAGGCGCGGGCGCTGATCGCGTCGATCCTATGCCGCGGCACGATCAACTACACCGTCTGGTCTGACGTGTTCGTCTGCCCGGACTGCACCGAGGAGGTGATCTTCTGGCACGCGGCGGTGGACAAGGAAGCGGGCAAGGTCAGAGACGAATTTCCCTGCCCGCACTGCGGGGCGAGCCTGACCAAGCGCAATATGGATCGCGCCTGGGTGACCAGATACGACAAAAGCATCGGCGAAACCATCCGTCAGGCCAAGCAGGTACCGGTTCTGATCAACTACAGCGTGGGCAAGAAGCGCTACGAAAAGACGCCCGATGCCTTTGATCTGGCGCTGATCGAAAAGATCGAAGAGCTGGACATTCCCTACTGGTTTCCGACCGACCGAATGCCGGAGGGCGAAGAATCTCGTCGCAACGATGACATCGGCCTCACCCACGTGCACCATTTCTATACCAAGCGGAATTTGTGGGTGTTGGGGGCGCTATCTAGTAAGTTTAAGAATCGAAATAGTCTTCATGGTTTGTTTGTTCTTACCGGATTGCTGCAGATCAGCAGTATACAATCCAGCTTTCGATTTGATAATCGTAACCCGAAAAATACGGCGGGGGGGATTTTAAAAGGCACATTGTATGTTCCATCACTTCCGCGCGAAGGCTCGATCTTTGAGAACTTCAAGCGTAGATTCCGAGCCATCCTTTCTTCAGATAATGGCCGCTGTATTCAAATACACAATATCTTGGAATCAAGAACACTGGGCTTCGCCCCAATAGATAATTCAATTGATTACATCTTCACCGATCCGCCCTTTGGCGGCAATCTGATGTACTCCGAACTTAACTTCCTCTGGGAATCCTGGCTCAAGGTTTTTACCAACAACGAGCCCGAAGCGATCGAGAACAAGGTCCAAGGCAAAGGTCTGCCGGAATACCAGCGGCTGATGACCGAATGCTTCAGGGAATACTATCGGGTGCTCAAGCCAGGCCGCTGGATGACGGTGGAGTTCCACAACTCCAAGAACAGCGTATGGAACAGCATTCAGGAAGCACTGCAAACCGCGGGCTTCGTCATCGCCGACGTGCGCACGCTGGATAAGAAGCAGGGCTCGTTCAAGCAGGTGACCAGCGCCAATGCCGTCAAACAGGACCTGGTCATTTCGTGCTACAAGCCAAACGGGGGGCTGGAAGAGCGCTTCAAGCGCGAAGCCGGCACCGAGGAAGGTGTCTGGGACTTCGTCCGCACGCACCTGAAACAACTTCCGGTGTTCGTCTCAAAGGACGGCAAGGCGGAGGTCATCGCCGAGCGGCAGAACTACCTGCTCTTCGACCGCATGGTGGCCTTCCACGTCCAGCGGGGCGTGACGGTACCGCTCTCCGCGGCGGAGTTCTACGCCGGTCTCGCCCAGCGCTTCCCGGAGCGCGACGGGATGTACTTCCTGCCCGAGCAGGTCGCGGAGTACGACAAGAAGCGCATGAAAGTGAAAGAGATCCTGCAGCTCCAGCTCTTCGTCACCGATGAGGCCTCCGCCATCCAGTGGCTCAAGCAGCAGCTCACCAGGAAGCCGCAGACTGCAGGCGATCTTAAACCGCAGTTCATGCAGGAGATTGGTGGCTGGAAGAAGAACGAAAAAATGCTCGAACTTGATGAACTGCTGGAGCAGAACTTCCTCCGCTACGACGGCAAGGGCCCGATTCCAGCCCAACTTGTCTCCTGGATGAAGCAAAGCGCCGACCTCCGCAAAATCATTCAGGAAGAGCTGGCTTCCGGCCGTGCGGCGGAGGAGAACGGCCAACTCAGCACTCAGTCCTCAGTCCTCATCACTCGCGCCAAAGACCGCTGGTACGTCCCGGACCCCAACAAGGCCAGCGACCTGGAGAAGCTCCGTGAGCGGGCCCTGCTGCGCGAGTTCGAGGAGTACCGCGAGTCCAAGCAGAGGCGCCTGAAGGTGTTCCGCCTCGAGGCCGTCCGCGCCGGCTTCAAGAAGGCATGGCAGGATCGGGACTACGCGACCATAATCGCCGTGGCGCGCAAGATCCCCGATAACGTCCTCCAGGAGGATCCCAAGCTTCTCATGTGGTACGACCAGGCGGTGACAAGGGTGGGAGGAGAATCATGA
- the rpiA gene encoding ribose-5-phosphate isomerase RpiA — MDPNTLKQLVGEAAVQEIPDGAVIGVGTGSTVNCFIDALGRSGKKLAGAVSSSEATTARLEAIGVSVLDANTVESLALYIDGADEIDPNFCMIKGGGGALTREKIVAAMSERFVCICDATKRVTVLGRFPLPVEVIPMAREYVARQLRALGGDPKLRAGFTTDNGNQILDVHGLTIDDPLAWERRLNDIPGVVTNGIFAMQAAHVLLLGTPNGVERFVRQ, encoded by the coding sequence ATGGACCCAAACACCCTCAAACAGCTCGTCGGCGAAGCAGCGGTGCAAGAGATCCCCGATGGCGCGGTAATCGGCGTGGGTACTGGCTCGACGGTGAACTGTTTCATCGACGCCTTGGGCCGAAGCGGCAAGAAGCTTGCGGGCGCGGTTTCGAGCTCGGAAGCCACCACCGCGCGCCTTGAAGCGATCGGTGTGTCGGTGTTGGACGCGAATACGGTCGAATCGCTCGCGCTCTACATCGACGGCGCGGACGAGATCGACCCCAACTTCTGCATGATCAAAGGCGGTGGCGGGGCGCTCACGCGGGAAAAGATCGTCGCGGCGATGAGCGAACGCTTCGTCTGCATTTGCGACGCGACGAAGCGCGTCACGGTGCTGGGCCGTTTTCCCCTGCCGGTCGAGGTGATCCCGATGGCGCGGGAATACGTGGCGCGGCAATTGCGCGCGTTGGGGGGCGACCCGAAACTGCGCGCAGGGTTCACCACCGACAACGGCAACCAGATCCTGGACGTGCACGGACTTACGATCGACGATCCGCTGGCGTGGGAGCGGCGGCTCAACGACATTCCCGGCGTAGTCACGAACGGCATCTTCGCGATGCAGGCCGCGCATGTGCTGCTCCTGGGCACACCCAATGGGGTCGAGCGGTTCGTGCGGCAATGA
- a CDS encoding DUF6079 family protein, translating to MKYRDLIHFEPIESVVQLRDADEASAAQQLVRTFVISDEMAEKLTGLVIPQLQFDQPVDNKGLLVVGNYGTGKSHLMSVISSIAEHADLRTYLGNAQVAQAARAIAGKFKVVRTEIGATTMSLRDILVGELEEYLAAMGVTYTFPDASQVPNNKRAFEEMMAAFHKAYPDHGLLLVVDELLDYLRTRKDQELILDLNFLREVGEVCKDLRFRFMAGVQETIFDSPRFAFVADSIRRVKDRFEQILIARKDVKFVVAERLLKKTGEQQAKIREYLTPFAKFYGHMNERMDEFVRLFPVHPDYIDTFERVTAVEKREVLKTISLAMKKLLDQEVPQDRPGLIAYDSYWTNLRENPSFRAVPDIKAVIDCSQVLESRIEQAFTRPAYKPMALRIIHALSVHRLTTGDIYAPLGATAEELRDALCLYQPGIEELGGDPADDLLSQVETVLREIHKTVSGQFISFNPNNRQYYLDLKKTDDFDALIEKRAESLDASQLDRYYYEALKRVMECTDQTYVTGYRIWQHELTWLERKAARQGYLFFGAPNERSTAVPPRDFYLYFIQPFDPPPFKDEKRNDELFFRLKTRSDAFDQTLRCYAAALDLASTSSGHAKATYESKAAGFLRELVGWLQKHVADAFEVTYQARTRLLIEWAKGKPIRERLGIADHERINFRDLVNTVAGMILAAHFQDQAPEYPYFSVLITSQNREQAAQDALRAIAGQNRSKQANAVLDALELLDGERLDPYRSKYAKHILNLLNNKGQGQVVNRSELIQEVFGVEYFAPEKGYRLEPQWVVVVLAALVNSGDIVLSIPGKKFDATGLPQLAATPINDLVDFKHIERPKDWNLPALKALFGLLGLASGMGQLITQGKEEPVQQLQKAVSAVVEKLVLAQQSLQSGLSFWGRNLLAEEEAAQLRDRLNQTKTFLESLQAYSSPGKFRNFRYDVQEVTRHEDGLRVLSEIESLQELVRDLGPVASYLSTAEAVLPTDHEWVKQMKATRDAVLAQVSDPAQRTSSAFRQQTLRKLTDLKKSYVQAYLTMHARSRLGVNEDKRKRALLRDERLKKLQQLSTIDLMPRQHLTDFQNRLAGLKSCFALTEQDLIAAPVCPHCSFRPGTEAPAAPAAPAATVLEHLDTELDKLLDDWTQTLLANLEDPTTRGNLDLLKPEPRKLVDAFLKERKLPDELGQDFIHALQEVLSGLVKVAVKTEDLRAALLKGGSPATPAEMKKRFEEYLDERTKGNEPGKVRIVLE from the coding sequence ATGAAATACCGTGACCTGATCCATTTCGAGCCCATCGAATCCGTAGTCCAGCTACGGGATGCCGATGAAGCCTCTGCTGCCCAGCAGCTGGTTCGCACCTTCGTCATCTCCGACGAGATGGCCGAAAAGCTGACCGGCCTTGTGATCCCCCAGCTTCAGTTCGACCAGCCCGTCGATAACAAGGGGCTGCTTGTCGTGGGCAACTACGGCACCGGTAAGTCACACCTGATGTCGGTGATCTCCAGCATCGCCGAGCACGCGGACCTGCGGACCTATCTGGGCAACGCACAGGTGGCACAAGCAGCAAGAGCGATTGCCGGCAAGTTCAAGGTGGTCCGCACCGAGATCGGGGCCACCACCATGTCGCTGCGGGACATCCTCGTCGGCGAGCTGGAGGAGTACCTGGCCGCCATGGGCGTGACCTATACCTTCCCGGATGCCAGCCAGGTCCCCAACAACAAGCGGGCCTTCGAGGAGATGATGGCCGCGTTCCATAAGGCCTATCCGGACCATGGCCTGCTCCTGGTCGTGGATGAGCTGCTGGACTATCTCCGCACCCGCAAGGACCAGGAATTGATCCTAGACCTCAATTTCCTCCGTGAGGTGGGTGAGGTCTGCAAGGACCTGCGTTTCCGCTTCATGGCGGGTGTGCAGGAGACCATCTTCGACAGCCCCCGTTTCGCCTTCGTCGCCGACAGCATCCGCCGGGTCAAGGACCGCTTCGAACAGATCCTCATCGCCCGCAAGGACGTGAAGTTCGTCGTCGCCGAGCGCCTGCTCAAGAAGACCGGTGAGCAGCAGGCCAAGATCCGCGAATACCTCACGCCGTTCGCCAAGTTCTACGGCCACATGAACGAGCGGATGGACGAGTTCGTCCGCCTCTTCCCGGTCCATCCCGACTACATCGACACCTTTGAGCGCGTCACGGCGGTGGAGAAGCGCGAGGTGCTCAAGACCATCTCTCTGGCCATGAAAAAACTCCTCGACCAAGAGGTGCCGCAAGACCGGCCCGGTCTCATCGCCTACGACAGCTATTGGACGAACCTGCGCGAGAATCCCTCCTTCCGCGCCGTCCCAGACATCAAGGCGGTGATCGATTGCAGCCAGGTGCTGGAGTCCCGGATCGAGCAGGCCTTCACCCGGCCGGCGTACAAGCCCATGGCGCTCCGCATCATCCACGCGCTCTCGGTCCACCGGCTGACGACCGGAGACATCTACGCACCCCTGGGCGCCACGGCCGAGGAGCTGCGCGACGCGCTCTGTCTCTACCAGCCCGGCATCGAAGAACTGGGTGGAGACCCGGCCGACGACCTCCTTTCCCAGGTGGAAACGGTTTTGCGCGAGATCCACAAGACCGTGAGCGGCCAGTTCATCTCCTTCAACCCAAATAACCGTCAGTACTACCTGGATCTCAAGAAGACAGACGACTTTGACGCGCTCATCGAGAAGCGCGCCGAAAGCCTCGATGCCTCCCAGCTCGACCGCTATTACTACGAGGCCCTGAAACGGGTCATGGAGTGCACCGACCAAACTTACGTCACCGGTTACCGGATTTGGCAGCACGAACTCACTTGGTTGGAACGCAAAGCAGCGCGTCAAGGCTATCTTTTCTTTGGCGCTCCCAATGAAAGGTCAACGGCTGTGCCGCCACGTGATTTCTATCTTTACTTCATCCAGCCGTTTGACCCACCGCCATTTAAAGACGAAAAAAGGAACGACGAACTCTTCTTCCGGCTCAAGACGCGCTCCGACGCGTTTGATCAGACGCTTCGCTGCTACGCCGCAGCGCTTGATCTCGCCTCCACCTCGAGTGGCCACGCAAAAGCCACCTATGAGTCGAAAGCCGCCGGGTTTCTGCGGGAATTGGTGGGGTGGTTACAAAAGCATGTCGCGGATGCTTTTGAAGTCACCTACCAGGCGCGCACCCGGCTTCTCATCGAATGGGCCAAGGGCAAACCCATCCGCGAACGCCTCGGCATCGCTGATCATGAGCGGATCAACTTTCGCGACCTGGTAAACACCGTCGCTGGAATGATCCTTGCGGCCCACTTTCAGGACCAAGCGCCTGAGTATCCCTACTTCTCGGTGCTCATCACGAGTCAAAACCGCGAGCAGGCGGCACAGGACGCTCTGCGTGCCATCGCCGGACAGAATCGCAGCAAGCAGGCGAACGCCGTGCTCGACGCCCTCGAGCTCCTCGATGGCGAGCGGCTCGACCCGTACCGCTCCAAATACGCGAAGCACATCCTGAACCTCCTCAATAACAAAGGGCAAGGCCAGGTGGTCAACCGCTCGGAGCTGATCCAGGAGGTCTTTGGCGTTGAGTACTTCGCACCAGAGAAAGGTTACCGCTTAGAGCCTCAATGGGTTGTTGTGGTCCTAGCTGCACTGGTCAACTCCGGGGATATCGTGCTTTCGATTCCCGGCAAAAAGTTCGATGCTACTGGTTTGCCGCAACTGGCCGCGACGCCGATTAACGATTTGGTCGACTTCAAGCACATCGAACGCCCCAAAGACTGGAACCTGCCCGCACTCAAGGCGCTCTTCGGTCTGCTTGGGCTTGCGTCGGGTATGGGGCAGCTTATCACCCAGGGCAAGGAAGAGCCGGTCCAACAGCTCCAGAAAGCCGTCTCCGCGGTGGTGGAGAAGCTGGTCTTGGCCCAACAGAGCCTACAAAGCGGCCTGTCGTTCTGGGGTAGGAATCTGCTCGCCGAGGAGGAAGCTGCTCAGCTGCGCGACCGACTCAACCAGACCAAAACTTTCTTGGAATCCCTCCAGGCCTACTCCTCGCCCGGTAAGTTTAGGAACTTTCGCTATGACGTCCAGGAGGTGACGCGTCACGAGGACGGTCTGAGGGTTCTCTCGGAGATCGAGTCCCTGCAGGAGCTGGTCCGCGACCTGGGCCCGGTGGCCTCCTATCTCTCCACCGCCGAGGCGGTGCTGCCCACGGACCACGAATGGGTAAAGCAGATGAAGGCGACGCGAGATGCGGTGCTCGCGCAGGTGTCGGACCCGGCCCAGCGCACGTCCAGCGCTTTCCGCCAGCAGACCCTGCGCAAGCTCACCGACCTCAAGAAGTCCTACGTGCAAGCCTATCTCACCATGCACGCCCGTTCCCGACTAGGCGTGAATGAGGACAAGCGCAAGCGTGCGCTTCTGCGTGACGAGCGGCTCAAGAAACTCCAGCAGCTCTCCACGATTGATCTGATGCCGCGCCAGCACCTGACCGATTTCCAGAACCGTCTGGCCGGCCTGAAGAGCTGCTTCGCGCTCACCGAGCAGGACCTCATTGCGGCGCCGGTCTGCCCGCATTGCTCCTTCCGGCCCGGCACGGAGGCGCCTGCCGCACCTGCCGCACCTGCCGCGACCGTGCTCGAGCACCTGGACACGGAACTGGACAAGCTCCTCGATGACTGGACCCAGACGCTGCTGGCCAACCTGGAGGACCCGACCACCCGCGGCAACCTCGACCTGCTCAAGCCCGAGCCCAGGAAGCTGGTGGATGCCTTCCTCAAGGAACGGAAGCTGCCCGATGAACTGGGCCAGGATTTCATCCATGCCCTGCAGGAGGTGCTCTCCGGGCTGGTCAAGGTTGCGGTGAAGACCGAGGATCTGCGCGCAGCCCTTCTCAAAGGCGGCTCACCGGCAACGCCCGCGGAGATGAAGAAACGCTTTGAGGAATACCTTGATGAACGCACCAAGGGCAACGAGCCCGGCAAGGTCCGAATTGTACTGGAGTGA